In Paralichthys olivaceus isolate ysfri-2021 chromosome 1, ASM2471397v2, whole genome shotgun sequence, the following are encoded in one genomic region:
- the LOC138411253 gene encoding cortexin domain-containing 1 protein, producing the protein MEVEGTVEPAFVDVDQGLTLACIAFLCLLLMAMIIRCAKVIMDPYSAIPTSTWEEQHLDD; encoded by the coding sequence ATGGAGGTGGAAGGCACAGTGGAGCCAGCCTTCGTGGATGTGGACCAGGGCCTGACTCTGGCCTGCATTGCtttcctctgcctgctgcttATGGCCATGATCATCCGCTGTGCCAAGGTGATCATGGACCCCTACAGTGCAATCCCCACCTCCACATGGGAGGAACAGCACCTGGATGACTGA